Genomic segment of Iocasia fonsfrigidae:
AATCATGAAAAAAAGGTCCCCATTTGCTGGATTAACAAAAGAGGTAATTATATTAAACAAAAAGCTATAGACTATATCTTACCATTAATACAGGGCAAAGTAGATATCCCAAGGGAAAATGGTCTCCCCAGATTTGCTAAACTAAAGTATATCTTATAAAAAACATGCAATTTGTAAGATATAAGTCAAGATATAACAACAAACAGAAAATTAAGTGATTTTTAGCAAACTTAAAACAAGATCTTTATTAAAGACCTTGTTTTAAGTTTGCTTTAACTATTCTTAAGATAATCTTCAATCTCTTTCTCAGTTTTAAACTCTAATACCCTGGCTGCTTTTTCTTCCGCATTATGCTGCTTTAACCGTCTGACATCTCTTTTTATCTCCAGGATAGAACCTGGATTCATACTCAATACCCTGATCCCCATACCTAAAAAAACAGGTGTAAGCAAAGGATCTGCAGCTGCTTCTCCACAAATCTCTACCCCAATACCATTTCTTTTAGCCGCTCTGGCTACCTGGTCAATCAACTTTAGGACAGCAGGGTGATATGGTGAATATAAATTGGCAATTTTACTATTATTCCTATCTACAGCCAGAGTATATTGTACAAGGTCATTTGTCCCAATACTAAAGAAATCAACTTCTGCCGCAAAAAGCTCAGCCAGAACAGCTGTTGCCGGAACCTCAATCATAATTCCAGTCTCAACATTTGGATTATAGGCAATCCCTGCTAATTCCAGTTCACTTTTTACACCTGCAAAAAGATCCTTTGTCTTTCTAAGCTGTTCCAGTGACGATATCATCGGAAAAATAATTTTTAGATTTCCACAGGTGGATGCCCTGAGTAAAGCCCTTAGTTGGCTCCTGAAGATATCCTGCCTATCAAGCAAAATTCGAATACCACGCCAACCCAGAAATGGGTTAATCTCATCAGGAGAATCAAAATAAGGCAGATCTTTATCTCCCCCAATATCAAGGGCTCTTACCACAACAGGTTTAGGTGCCATTGCTGTTAATACCTTCCTATAGACATTATACTGCCTTTCTTCGTTCTTTAAATCATCATTATTCATATATAAAAACTCTGTACGAAAGAGACCAATACCATCACCATTAACTTCCAGGGCCTTCTCTAATTCCTGTTCAGAAGCTATATTAGCAGCAAGCTGAACCTTGAACCCATCAATAGTAACAGCAGCCTTATCTTTAAGAACCAGCAGGTCATCCTGCCTTTTCTTATAATTAGCCAGTCTTTCTCGGTATTTATTTAGTAATTCAACGGAAGGATTAAGGTAAATCTTACCCACTATACCATCCAGGATAATCGTATCCCCCTGGGATACTTCTTCAAGTATCCCCTCTATATTAACTACTGCAGGTATTGTCAGACTCTTAGCCATTATCGCTGTATGAGAGGTCTCCCCACCATGGCTTAAGATAAAACCACCTAATTTGTCTTTATCCAGTAAAGCGGTTTCTGAAGGGGTAAGGTCATCAGCAAGTATAATAGAAGCAGCTGGCAGGTCATGTAGAGAAGTGTTTTCTCCATTTAAAGCAGACAGCAGGTGATTCCCAACATCCTGAATATCTTTAATCCTTTCCCTAAAAAAATTATTTTCCAGGCGATTAAACTTTTCAATAACTACATCAATAGCCTGATTAACAGCAGCCTCACTATTCATCTTATGATTTATAATTAATCCCTTAATCTCCTGATCAAGAACCGGGTCATTGAGCATATGAACATGGGCATCAAATATTTTTGTCTCAGCTGCCTCCAGTTCCTGAGCAGCTCTATCCCGTATCTCCTTAAGACGTTTATTAGCCCTTTCTTTTGCCTGACAGTATCTCTGTAATTCAGCTTCAATATTATCACTAGCAATAGTAGCAGCATTAACAATTTTTTTCTCCCGGGAATACTTATATACTTTACCTATTCCTATTCCCTTTGATACAGGTATTCCTTGATAAACTTTACAACTCATAAATCTACTCCCCATCCTCCAAATCATTGATAAATTCTGTCAAGGTTTTAATGGCAAATTCCTCATCCTCACCCTCTGCTTTTACAACTACTTCCCTCCCATAGTCTATACCCAACGACATAACAGCCAGTATACTTTTGGCATCAGCTTCTTTACCCTCATACACCAGAGAAATTTCTGAATAAAAACTATTAGCCTTCTGTACTAGTGTACTGGCAGAACGGGCATGAATCCCGGTTTTATTCCTTATTTCAACTACCTGCTGCTGCAAATGTTTCATCTCCTTATATGTGGGTAGAATAAGTAATATTATTATTCCACAGTATAATCATCTTGATCAATATCAACTGCCTCCCTATCTTTACTGTGCTTTTTATCTCCTTCATAATTTCCCAGTAGAGTCTTTAAAATGGGCCACATTAGAACAAAAACAGCCAGGTCATCTAAATATCCAACAAAAGGCAGATAGATCTCACTAAATAAATCAATAGGAGAAAGAAAGTATATAAAGGGAAGTAAGAACAAAAATTTCTTACTAAAACCTACTTTACTATCACTAAGATAGCGGATAATTTTTATAAGACCAAAAAGACTTTTCCCCATACAAACCCCCATTCTATCCTGTACAAGATAAAAATTAATCAAAAGAAAATAATTTGTTTTTTATATATACATTCTATTATAACCCAAAATGGGAAAAAAACAAAATTTTTTAATATTACTATACTTTTTCCCTTTATTTTTTATTAATATTAAATTATAATATATATATACTACAAGGGAGTTGATAGAAATGAGTAAAATTAAAGAAATTAACACTGAAAAAAGCCCAGCGGCTATTGGACCATATTCCCAGGCCATTAATATTGACAGGCTAATCTTTACCAGTGGCCAAATACCTTTTACAGCTGAGGGTGAACTGGTCAGTGATAATGTACAGGATCAAGCCAGACAATCACTAAACAATATTAAAAACATTCTGGAAAAAGCTGGTTCAAGTATGGAAAAGGTAATTAAGTGTACTGTCTTTATTAGTGATATGAACGAATTTGGCCAGGTTAATGAAGTATATCAAGAGTTCTTTAGCAAACCGTTTCCCGCCAGAAGTACAGTTGAAGTCGCCCGCTTACCTAAAGATGTTAAGGTAGAAATAGAGGCCATAGCACTTACTTAATAAGAAAATTAACAAGCCCTACAGATTTGATCTGCAGGGCTTGTCCCCATCAAACATCCTATTCTAACCCTTTTTTATTATTTTAAACTTGTTTTAAAGTTTAAAAACTAACAAAAATATAAAAATTGTTCTTATTTATACAGAGGCCCAAAATTCTTACAGGCCCTGTAATCTGCCCCTTCTAAATCACTGCTGCCAAATGCCTTCCAAGTATCAGGTCTAAATATCCTGTCTTCTGAAACATTATGCATGGAAACTGGAATTCGCAAGAGAGAGGCCAGCGTTATTAAGAGGTCACCAATATGTCCATAACTTATTACCCCGTGATTTGAACCCCAGTTATCCATTACAGAATATACATCTCTAAAAGCCGTTTTTTCTGTTAAAACAGGTGCAAACCAGGTTGTCGGCCAGGTTGGGTCTGTTCTCTTATCCAGAATATCATGTACATCTTCTGGTAGTTCTACAGTATAGCCCTCAGCAATCTGTAAGACTGGTCCCAGTCCCTTAATAATATTAATCCTGGACATAGTTACTGGCATCTCCCCTTTAGTAACAAATTGTGAGGAGAATCCTCCACCTCTGAAATATCCTAGACTGGCAGGCCGCCAGGTAGTGGCCTCCAGGCATTTGTCAACTTCTTCATCTGTAATATCCCAGTATGGTTTCATAACTGGTTTTCCATTATCACTCTGTTGACCTGTTCCATCAAGGGCAGCTGATCCTGAATTTATTAAATGGATTATACCCTTACTGGCCCGCCCACTTAATTTCTGTCCGGTAACACGCTCTACAGCAGCTGAACTCCAGTATGTCCTTACATCAGCAAAGACCTGGGCTGTTCCTGTTAATAAATGTCCAAATAGCATGGTAATACCATTTAAAGTGTCATTCTCAGTGGCTACGTTAAATGACTCCCTGATACCATTCCAGTCAAATGAGGAATTTAAAATTGCTTCCATAAAGTCTCCATTGGGGAAATGATCAGTCCACTGTCTCTGTCCCTGAAATCCACTGGCTATTGCATTATGTCCCAGGGCTTCTTCTTCAAAATTAAGCTCTGCTAGTTTATCATTTCCTATCATCAGGTCCCTTACTATCAGGGTCATTTTAACTACAAATTCCCAGTCACGATCTTTTTCCTTACGAGAACGCTGTGTTTCTGGAGAATTATTATCCTGACCCTCCTGACAATTTTCTTTAACCCAGTTAATTGCCTTCTGGTACTCATCATGATCATATATCTCTTCTTCTATCCTGCGGTAGAGCTCTGACATATCAACATATTCATTCCTCATACCTAAGTAATCCTGAAAAAATGACTCATCCACAATACAGCCAGCTATCCCCATAGAAACAGAACCAATTGATAGGTATGATTTATTTTTCATGGTTGCCACAGCAATACCAGCCCTGGCAAATTTCAATAATTTTTCTTTTGCCTCTTCTGGGATAGTATTGTCATCCATATCCTGAACATTCTCACCATATATTCCGAAAGCAGGTAATCCTTTCTGGTTATGGGCCGCCAATACAGCTGCCAGATATACTGCCCCTGGCCTTTCAGTACCATTAAAACCCCAGATAGCCTTTGGTCTCCCTGGGACTGTATCCATGGTTTCAGTACCATAACACCAGCACGGAGTCACAGAAATACTGACACCTACATTTTCTTTCTCAAATAATTCCTCAGCTTTAGCTGCTTCAGCAACACCACCAATACAGGAATCAGCGATAACACACTCAACAGATAAGCCGTTAGCATATCTTAGATTATTTTCAATCAGCCCAGCAACAGATTTGGCCATATTGAGTGTCTTCTCTTCTAAAGAATCCCTGATACCCCTTCTACCATCTATAATGGGTCTAATCCCAATTTTGGGCATGTTTCCTATTAGTCTTTTCTTACCTTGATTAACCATCACTAATCACTCCTTTAATACACTCCCCATTCGATCATTAAAGACCATTGCTCACCTAATAAACTCCACTTTCCCACCAAGTTTCCCTATATCGGCTGCCTGATTAACACCTTTAACCCCAGGAAACTCATTAAACGATTCTCCAATAATAGTTTCACCCTTTTCTGGATTACGTACTGTCTTAACTACTAGAGCCATATTCATACTATCAGCTACAAGTATATTCTCTATTTTAGATTGCTCCCTTAAAACAAAACCTTTAATTTTTAAGATTTAAAACTGAGTCCCCAATTGCAATTTTAGCCTCCAATTTTATTTCTTTTTTTCCTTTTTTTGAACCCAAAAGTTTATTTAATAATATTTCTGCTGAATTTTTACCAATTTCATGAATCATCTGTTCCAAATATGTCATTTTAGGACAAATTAATTCATTCATAGATATATTACCAAAACTTACAAGAGAAAAATCCTTTGGTATTTCCAAATTGTCTTTATTAGCCTGTATTAGAATACCCTTAGTTATCAAACTACTGCCAGATATTATAGCTGTAGGCCTTTTTTTTAGATTTAATAGTTCTTTCAAACTTTTCTTTCCAAAATCAACCGTAAAATGCCCAAATTTCAAGTAATCAT
This window contains:
- a CDS encoding RidA family protein — its product is MSKIKEINTEKSPAAIGPYSQAINIDRLIFTSGQIPFTAEGELVSDNVQDQARQSLNNIKNILEKAGSSMEKVIKCTVFISDMNEFGQVNEVYQEFFSKPFPARSTVEVARLPKDVKVEIEAIALT
- a CDS encoding L-fucose isomerase, coding for MVNQGKKRLIGNMPKIGIRPIIDGRRGIRDSLEEKTLNMAKSVAGLIENNLRYANGLSVECVIADSCIGGVAEAAKAEELFEKENVGVSISVTPCWCYGTETMDTVPGRPKAIWGFNGTERPGAVYLAAVLAAHNQKGLPAFGIYGENVQDMDDNTIPEEAKEKLLKFARAGIAVATMKNKSYLSIGSVSMGIAGCIVDESFFQDYLGMRNEYVDMSELYRRIEEEIYDHDEYQKAINWVKENCQEGQDNNSPETQRSRKEKDRDWEFVVKMTLIVRDLMIGNDKLAELNFEEEALGHNAIASGFQGQRQWTDHFPNGDFMEAILNSSFDWNGIRESFNVATENDTLNGITMLFGHLLTGTAQVFADVRTYWSSAAVERVTGQKLSGRASKGIIHLINSGSAALDGTGQQSDNGKPVMKPYWDITDEEVDKCLEATTWRPASLGYFRGGGFSSQFVTKGEMPVTMSRINIIKGLGPVLQIAEGYTVELPEDVHDILDKRTDPTWPTTWFAPVLTEKTAFRDVYSVMDNWGSNHGVISYGHIGDLLITLASLLRIPVSMHNVSEDRIFRPDTWKAFGSSDLEGADYRACKNFGPLYK
- the ptsP gene encoding phosphoenolpyruvate--protein phosphotransferase — encoded protein: MSCKVYQGIPVSKGIGIGKVYKYSREKKIVNAATIASDNIEAELQRYCQAKERANKRLKEIRDRAAQELEAAETKIFDAHVHMLNDPVLDQEIKGLIINHKMNSEAAVNQAIDVVIEKFNRLENNFFRERIKDIQDVGNHLLSALNGENTSLHDLPAASIILADDLTPSETALLDKDKLGGFILSHGGETSHTAIMAKSLTIPAVVNIEGILEEVSQGDTIILDGIVGKIYLNPSVELLNKYRERLANYKKRQDDLLVLKDKAAVTIDGFKVQLAANIASEQELEKALEVNGDGIGLFRTEFLYMNNDDLKNEERQYNVYRKVLTAMAPKPVVVRALDIGGDKDLPYFDSPDEINPFLGWRGIRILLDRQDIFRSQLRALLRASTCGNLKIIFPMISSLEQLRKTKDLFAGVKSELELAGIAYNPNVETGIMIEVPATAVLAELFAAEVDFFSIGTNDLVQYTLAVDRNNSKIANLYSPYHPAVLKLIDQVARAAKRNGIGVEICGEAAADPLLTPVFLGMGIRVLSMNPGSILEIKRDVRRLKQHNAEEKAARVLEFKTEKEIEDYLKNS
- a CDS encoding HPr family phosphocarrier protein — its product is MKHLQQQVVEIRNKTGIHARSASTLVQKANSFYSEISLVYEGKEADAKSILAVMSLGIDYGREVVVKAEGEDEEFAIKTLTEFINDLEDGE
- a CDS encoding YkvA family protein: MGKSLFGLIKIIRYLSDSKVGFSKKFLFLLPFIYFLSPIDLFSEIYLPFVGYLDDLAVFVLMWPILKTLLGNYEGDKKHSKDREAVDIDQDDYTVE